A stretch of DNA from Ailuropoda melanoleuca isolate Jingjing chromosome X, ASM200744v2, whole genome shotgun sequence:
AGTGTGTTGGAACGGCGCACAGGGTCACTGCTCATGGCCACCACCATTATTAAAAACGGGCGCCACTGTGCAAGAGAGGGAAATGTGATTTCTTACGAGTTAGAATGCTTTGTTTATCGTGCACAGCGTGGAACATCGAAGGGTTTCATACAGACAGGTTTGGACCACGGCGTGATGGCTATGCTGTAACTTGGTGGGCGCGTTTGGCCACATCTTACATCATGTCAAGCAGCTGAGCCCTTGGGTAAGGGAATCTGTGGAAACGCGTGACGTTAGTTGTGGTGTGAGCTTTTGCAAGAAGTGAGTTACGGAGGGGTTGTTTTCTTTATGTGTGGGTGGCTCATGGTCTGCGGTCTTGACTGGGCATCATACATTCGATGCTTCCAGAGCTGCGTGAAGACAGCCATATGGATATAGCCTTACAGGGATTGAGTCGGGATGGTAATGAACCATTAGAGTAACACTGTAAACTTGTTCTGGGGAAAGACCgtgggtgctgggtgctgtggTGTTGGGTTATGAAAAACAGGAGCCTGGGTCTGACATACTTTAGAAGGAGGAGTCTAGGTGACAAATATTTGAGTCTGGTTCAGCTTCTGTGGGGAAGAGAACTCCTGTTTCTGGACAGTGGTTCAGTCGCTTAAAGTGTCTGTTCAGTACAGACTTTTGTTATGCATTCTGGTCTATATCTTCTGATTTGAATGGATGCTGATGcactttgattaaaattttaaaagagcgACATGGTGTCCCttctggtgtgtgtttgtgtgtgttctgagtcatcagtataatattttatatgtcaCAGAGGGAAGGGACGTGGGTGTCTGTCCTACAGTAAATttaaatcaccattttttttcagaattgcttgTAGCAGTAAAATGTGTAGAACTGTTCACTTCTCACTGTGTGAAATTCCCTAAGGTCTCTCAAGGGAAGGTACCCATTTCCCAGCATTGTTTTTCAAtgtcacacattcattcattcaatccatccatccatccatccatccatcttccagtcactcatccatccatccatgcatccgtctatccatccatcagcCCATCCTTTCATCCAAGCACtcacccacccactcatccatccacttACCTACCTATCATACCTCttttcatccatctatccatacatccatccatccacccatcctttcATCTATCCATTATCCACTCCTCCACCCATTATTCCCCtattcatccatcatccatccacccatccacctatccacctattcatccatccagtcatccagccatccattcattcatcatcaTCTATCCATTCTCCACTCATCCACTCATCATACTTCTgttcatccatccgtccatccactcatgtatccatccatccatccacccatccagccATTTATCCGTCCTTCCACCCAACCACTCATCCAGCCATCAATCATCCACTTATGCATCCATCATacctctatccatccatccatccatccatccatccatccatccttccatccttccatccgtCCGTCCCGTCGTTATTGAATTCTCTGTATGACAGGCACTGTGACATGTACTAATTCAAAAAATGAGTAGGTCAGAACATTCTGAGGGTTTCTCAATAACATCCGTGTGAGAGGTATAATACGATGTTGTTACCTGAATAAGGCCAATGCCAGAAACTGTGCTGTGTGAGGTCAGGACTACACTATTGTATAAGTTGAGTCCCCAAGAGGCATGATTTGACCTGTACTATCACTAATATGTTGTACATAAAAGgtgggtttgtgtgtgttttgtttttttacactttagttctagaaatattttccaaGTATTATTTGGGGACAGGAGGAAATGCCACGTGGGGAGAAGCACCTGCAGATATAGTGACTTTGTGGGGCGGCCGAAGGTGTGTAGATGTAAGGGAACAAAATAGAATGTAATGCCTCGGTCCTATCTTGCTGAAGCCATTGTTTGGTGCTTGAATGCCCATGAACAGCCCGGGTGCTGATGGGTTTTGGCGGGACTGCAAACAAGTTGAGGCAgaatggggtttctttctggCAACTGCTCCTGAGTTAGGAAATGCAGACCAATTACCCTTGTAGGTGCTGATTAGTCATTGTTACCGTCTTTAGTAAAATGCAcatcttttgcccactttttagaGGGTTTGTCTCCTTATCATGGAGTTGTAtccatttggaaatgtttttctccccatctgcggcttatcttttccttttcttcatggtGCTCCTTGAAGCACACaagctgtgaattttttttttgaagatttttaaaatttattcgacagagatagagacagccagcgagagagggaacacaagcagggggagtgggagaggaaggcaggctcatagcggaggagcctgNagaagagcctgatgtggggctcgatcccataacaccgggatcacgccctgagccgaaggcagacgcttaacgactgagccacccaggcgcccctcaagctgTGAATTTTGATAAACTCTTCATTTATTGAGNcgatcccataacgccgggatcacgccgagccgaaggcagacgcttaaccgctgtgccacccaggcgcccctcaagctgTGAATTTTGATAAACtcttcatttattgagttttagAAAGTCAATCAGGCTTTGAGTGTCTtacctttaaaaatctcttcctaACCCCAGAGGACAATGCTTTTGTCCGgagttttttttctgattgtttctgCAGATTTTCTCTTTCACCTTTAGGTCTCTGGTGGATTTGGCATTGGCTCTCAGGCATGGTGTGAGAGGTTAAGGGTCTTAGTGTGCGTGTTTGCATGTGAATAGCCAACTGTGCCAGGGCCCCCCCCTTGGATGTTTAACAGGCTGATCTATGGGGCCCGCCAAAGCTGACCATGTCCTGCAAACTTTCCCTAGTTTGGATATTCGAGTGCACACCCAGGCCCCTCAAAGCCTGTTCACACTCACACAGAGCTTGCAATAAAggcatgggagaggaaggcagccaGAGACGGGAGCTGGCAGGCAGCCCTGGGGCTCAGCTTCAGCCCCTGCAAAGCTCCCCATTTGCTGTGCTTGCAGACGGAGCACCGAGGTCTGTGGGCGGAAACTCGGTTTCGAGCTGGCTCAGAGCCAGGGGTCTGTCTTGCCTCCGGGGGGCACTGAGTTCAGCCACAGCCAGTCTAACCGGTTACGCCAGTTGGCCTATGCTTTGCTGCAAGTAAAGACACAGAGCCCTGGAGATTAAGATAAGGCTTGTGCAGTCTGGTTGTAAATCAGCTCGGCTCTGCCGGGACCCCTGGAGTGCTTCCTGCTTATCACAGTCCTGGGGCTCGGCGGTGCCTCCTTCCCTGGTGGGTCTGCAGGCAGCCCCCCTGCTCCGGCGTCTGTCCCcatgtccctcccacccccctccctgctgcacGTCTGATTTCTGAGTTggttttgcagagagagagagaaagagagagttggaGGTTTCACCAAAAAGACTCCTGACTCATGAGAAGCAGACAAGAAagcataaaagatgaaaaaaaaaaaaaaagaaaaagaaaaaggaaggggaaaaaaggcccAGAAGGAGGTTTCTTGCAGAAATTCCAGAGGCTTCTAAGCCATCCGGAACGTCTAAATTTGCtaaataagtaatttaatttGGCAATGAAGCAATGCATCAaagaccttggacaagtcatggTAAAGGCTGTCTCACCTTTAGGCTGATGAGATTAACCTGAttctaccccctccccccgcaggtATGTGCCCACTTAGTGCATTTCTCAATTCTTGGTTGTTTCTATGGATGGAAGCAGGAATCCAGGGTTAGGACATCTGCAGAATCCCCTTCACGGGGCTGAGTCAGCTGGGAGGAATGCCCTTCTTCCTGCAGCCTGGAATGTCTTTGGGGTGGCTGGAGCGGCTGCAGCCATCCTGAGGCCATGAGGCAGAGGATTGTGGAGCTTGGCGTTGCAAGGAGGCTGCCAGCCTGGGGTTGCATTCCATCAAGAGAGAAGACACCCTTCCCTTGTTTATGCATTTATTCCCTGATGAGGACACGGAAtacacgtgaggttcagtggggtggagccgacgaccaagaaagaattcttgaggcgtctttggtgcaaaattggtggtttattaaagcacggggacaggacccgtgggcagaatgAGCTGCTGCAcgggggttgtgaggggtggctgatttatataccatggggttgggggaggtaaggaaaaagggaggttgagaaaatactttcatatgttaaagaagattcacaggataccggaggccttgcctttgtcaagttaaggtggtttttccctctagcaaggcattaacatgaagatggttgggaacttcctggggCCTGCAGATtacaaggacatttaattgtatctacgtTCCCTTCcaggaagctaggttattgatagaaatgcttcgttcttgtcaactgctaagacatttgtaaactggggGAGACTCaaatcttgcaggattgtggtatctataggttaactgtttctttgtcctttagggtggccaggagtgcctgaggaatgccacgtacatcccatggtgggggggggggtttgcagggcatcagtttctgctttgtcctcagcttgccttctgttccctcattaTTCCCCATGTCTGTCACTAGCAGCCCAAAGTAATTTCTACCTAAcaagatgaggacacagaggcgGTGAATGTAATGTGTGGCGTTGAATCAGCCGCTTGAGATCAGTGAACCCTCCACACCAGACACGGAGCTGTTTTATGTTTGCTCCGTCAGCTGAAAAAGAGTAGGCTGCAATATGTCTGCCTGCCCTTTTGTAAGGCTGTCCATGGACCCAGAGAAACCCCAAGTATGCTTTAAGATGAATGGGTACAAAAATCGGACATTGGCACCGTGATAACTCCCGAGCTTTAGAAGAGGGTCAGGACCGGGGGCGTTACTGGGTGTCCGCTGGGATGGTCTTAGgtcacagatgagaaagttgaGACCCACTGCCTGCCCACGACATGCTCCCCGAGAAAGGGAAACCCAAGCTAAGCTTTTCGGTGTGCTCGTTCTCCCGGGTCCCCTGTCACAGTCCTGGCATTTGGGGGAGCTGTGCTTCtctcctttaaatatttatttcgcAGCTTTATGGGGGTAAAACTGACTgataaaattgtatgtatttatggTGTACggtatgatgatttgatatacatatccATGGTGAAATGGCCACCCCAGTGAAGTGAATTAACACACCCATCACCTAGGGTAGCGATCGGCTTCAAGGTACATGGTGACAACACCTGAGATCTCCTCTCTTAGCAGATTTCAAGGATCTAATACTTGGGATCTAGTAAGTATTAGGAACTAGAGTCACCGTGCTGATCGAGAGGTCTCCAGAACGTGGGTGCCCTCCGGGTACCCTCTCCCCATGTCCGCCAGCCCCCGGCAGCCATTATTCCACACTTTGCTTCTGTTTGACTTTATTGTTAACAGTCCACGAATCGGTGAGATCACGCGGTATTTTTCGATCTGTGTTCTGCTTCTTGCACTTTGCATGCCATCCTCCAGGTCCGTCCGCATTGTCACAAAGGGCAGGATCTCCCTGCTTCTCACGGAGGAGTCGAGTGGCATGGCGTGCAAGGACCACGTGCTCTTTACCCACCCGTCCATCGATGGgcccttgggttgtttccatgtcttggctgctGGGAagaacgctgctatgaacatgggcgTGCAGATAGCTTTCAgatcctgtttttatttgctttgggcaaatacccaggagtggaatcactagggtagctctagttttaatttttttgaggaatgtccatactgttttccagagtggctgccccagcttgcattcccagcaacagtgcacgagggttcccctttctccgtatCCTCGCCAACACGTTCCGCCCCGTCTGTCTGATGACGGGCATCCTGCCAAGGGTGAGGTCACGTCTCACTGGGATCTCCGTCCTGCCCGCACGCACACAAGGGGAAAGTTCCACAGCACGGCTGCAGCCACGGCTTCCAGATGATGTTGCCCAGGGACAACTGGGGGGGCACAGGACTCAGGGTTCTTCTATGCTGCTTTACTGCCTCGCCCACCCGTGCTACCACCGCATGGTACCGGGGTTCGGAGCCGGGGGACAGGGGCCGCGCCTCCGAAGGGTCCCTGGAGAGGTCAAAGAGCAGAGGCGGGCTGTGCTGGGTCACGCCGTCCCCGGAGCAGGGGCACAAGTGTCGGTCGTAGCAGGCCCCCGCGCCCTTGGGGTGGAACCGTGGTGTCATGTAGTGGACCTTCCAGAGTCTTCCGCCTAAAGCAGACGGGGAGGTGGTCAGGGCAGGAGAAATGTGCTTGACAACGAACACCTGACCTACGTACCAGCCCTGGGGAAATCATCAGCATCCCACCCAaatgaaaggagaggagagaagaaaagcaggCGGCTCTCCCAAGTGCGTCTCCACGCTGTGCTCCAGGCACACGCAGGGGAAGCAAACAGCACATGGCAGATAAGAGGCAGATCAGAGGGCGGCACGGGGTGGAGCCCCCAGGTTCCCTTCCCCTGTACATGTGCACCAGCCATGGTTCTCCACGATTCACTGATTCTTCTCAGCGTCTCAGAAAGAGATTTGCTCTGTGACGGTGCGTTTCACGCGTCATCATGGCCAGGCTATGGCGCCCGGACACGCAGTCAAATACTAATCTACATGTCGCCGTCACGgggcttttctttttggttttgttttggtttttttctccagTGAGTTGAACATTTACATTACTAGACTGTCCTCCATGCCGTGGGTGCGCCTCACCCAATCAGGTGAAGGATGcaagagaaagcagactgaggTCCCCTAAAGAGGAAGGGATTCTGCCTGAGCTTCTAGCCTTTGGATTGAAGATGGCAGCAGCCACTCCTGCGGGACTGCGGGCTGGCGCTGAAGATTTCAGACTCGCCAGTCCCCACAGGCACATGAGACAATTCTTCAAAATCTCTCTTCTTCTATCCACCCACTCATCTGTATCTGTCTTTATGTTCTATCATGCGTTATCTAcctctctgtcctctgtctcATTATCTATTAATCAATCTAtcctatcatccatccatcatctatcatctatccatccaacctttatccatcatctgtctatccatccatcatctgtccatccatccatctgtccgtccatccatccatccatctgtccatccatccatccatcatccatccatccatccatccatccatccatcgtatctatctatctatctatctatctatctatctatctatctatccatccatctgtccatccatccatccatcgtatctatctatctatctatctatctgtctatctatcatttatccagccatccatctgtccatccatccatccatccatccatccatccatctatatgtccactatctatccatccatccaccctctctctttccctccctccctccatccatccatccacctaccttccttccttccttcctttccttccttcccttccttcctttcatccatCCCACACactcttggttctgtttctcaggGGGAACCCTGACTAATGCAAGCACCCCTCCCCTGCACCGGGAGAAGGCATGTACTCACTGTCCTTCTCGTGCCAGCGTGCCGCATGGAGGTACTTCCCACAGTAATGAAACAGGAACTCATGTGCAGAGTGCTCAGCAGTCCCCTGAAGCAAGGGCACCAGACTACGGCCATCGATCACCCTGATTCAGTGAAAAAACACAGGGAGGAATCAGACCAAGGCGGCTCAGGCTGCATTGCACCTGAAAATGAAACTCCAAGCTTGTAAGGGCCCCTGCTAAGGGCCAGAGGAGCAGAGCTGAGCTGTCTCCCCAGCTCTGTCCAGACTGCAAGTTGTTGCGCAAGATGCATGTCATTGTTTCTAAACCCAAAGTCGCTAAGTTGTGGGGTCATTTGTTACGCAGCACTCCATACGCAGTGAGCACACAGACCACACACCCTTCCGACCTTGCCTGTCATGGCCACATGACCATATTTTTAAGAAGCCCTCCATCTGCGTGTAGCATACAAACGTAGTATTTTTCCTTACAGTTGTAAAACACTTTTAATTATATCCCAATTATGATGGTTCCATTTGCTATGTCTCCGTGGCTGGGTCATGGTGTTCAGTGATTTGGTGAAACGCCAGTCTGAGCACTGCTATGAAGGCATTTTTTGGATACGGCTAACATCCACGATCAGTGGGCTTTGAGGAAAGCAGAGGACCCTTCACAATGAAGGTGGGCCTCGCAGAATCAGTTGACGGCAGCCAAgagcaaaaactgaggtttcctgaGATGatggaattctgcctccagactgtACCAGGGGAATTCTGCCTGAGCCTGCAGCCTGCTGGCCTGACATAAGGATTTCATTttgccagcctccacaactgcCTTACGATAAATGTCTGATTTTATAAACACGCAGACATCTGTACATACTACTGGTCTCTCTTATACgggggtatttatttatttccttaaagggAGTAATATCAAACCATTATCAGAATATTTGCTGCTTTCTTGTTATCTTGTATTAGCAAGAGTCTTTGGTCCTGTGGTAACATCAAGGTGATAGATCATTTTAAAGCCTCTTCAACATATGGGCAAGAGTGCATCTCAGGAAATCATAGGGAGATGTGTTTCAGTGGATCGGCTTCTAATGCTTTCATTTCCCTGCTATTGTGCTGAGTGATGAAATTTTACCAAATGGCAAAACGAGTAGATGGACCCGATATTGTATTTAATCatgttttacttagcatgatcGTTTTGCATTAGGCTGTCCCCTACATTTGAGGGATTCTCTCCTACGTGTGAAATAGTAAAAGGACTGCTGTCAGGAACTAGGGAGGAAGGAGGTCTCATTACACGTGTACCTGTCCTGGGGCACATCACCGCCCCCCAGCTGGACCACGGTGGGGAAAACATCCATCAGGCTGGTGGGCTCGTGGATCACTCGGCCGGCCGGCAGCACCCCAGGCCAGCGGAAGACGCCTGGGACGCGGATGCCGCCTTCCCAGCCCCCCATCCCTTTGCCACCTGTAAGTAAGTGCCATTAGAATTCTCCAGGAGATGGTCccatccacacacacacctgggcgCACCTCTGGCTGTGTACCTGGGTAACTCTGCACATAAATGCACACGGTGGCAGCCTGAATTTCCAAAAATGCTGGCGGCAATAATTCCAGAACCTCATCACACCCCAATGGGCAGGTGGGGTCCATATGCTCTCCTCTTGAGATCTGGCGGGTCTCTGTGACCACCGAACACACCCCATGGTGTGCAATGTGTGGCTTCAGACGTGTAACAGACACTGGGATTTCACACCGCGCACAGTTGGTGGCCCcgtcttcctctgtcccttctttcTGGAAGGACTAGGAATTGGGTCTGGGaccccctgcttctcctcctctcccacctgctccccatACCAACCACCTGTCCCTTTACCCCTTTTCCtggtttctcttcatttctggGACCCTTAGCAATGGGTTGGGGCCCAGGTTGGCTCCTCAGGAAATGCATGTAAGTATTGATAAAGCAATCCTATGTTACCGAAGGAGAGTTGTAAACAGGGAGGGATGTGTTGAGAATCTTGCTAAATAAATGCTTCCTTGTTGCAGGTCACAAAGTGTAACGTGCTTGCCTCTGTTTTGCGCTGCtgtgtaacaagttaccacaaatcAGCAGCCTCACTCCTGCGTATTAGGTCTCCGTTCCGTATGTGGGGAGTCGGGCGTGGCTTGGCGGGCACCGTGTTCTCGGTCCCATCGTCGGAAATCACGGGGTAGGCTGTTCGCAGAACATACCACCGGGGACGATGAGAGAATACACTCTGCAGATTGGGGATATATATGGAGGACTGGAGGGAAAAGCCACTTCCAAGTCAAAGGAACATACGCCGTTGACTGTCATTATTCCCCGGAGTGATGTTCTGCAAACTCACCCCACAGACCCAGTTAGCACACACTACACCATGTGCTAATAGAGGGCTTGGTTCCAGGGAGACTCTGCTCCCTGTACTTTCATCAGCCAACCggtgtatttttgtgtgttttggtggAAAGACTCCTTATTGAGTGGACGTCGTGATTCATTGGCATTGGACTCGGGGCCAACAGCGCTCGAACTCCCGTCTGGATGAAGCCAACCTAACGCCCTCATTTTCTCCATAAGGTGCACGGCAAACTTCTTGCCCTTGGGAACAGGGGACAGCCCTTCAGCACTACGGTCAGGAGCCACTTGAAGCATCAAAGTCACCAACAAAAAGCGAACAAACGTGACCACGAAAGAGACCGTGAAAATGACACGTGTTTATAGCCTCAGAGATGAAATGTAGGCACGGGGTCACCTCATCCAACCTTAATGGAGAACGTGCACGGTGGGCGGCTAATATGCGTACTGCTGTTCAACTGAGGGCAAAGGCGTCGCAAAGTATGGATTTTGGGGTTACAGATAAATTTGAGCAAGGAGATGaagtcataaaaatggaatccatGAATCGTGCAGAACGACTGCATCAGGCTTTTAAAGATGGCCATACGAAGGTGTCACGCCCTCAATCTCGCATGATATTGTGCAATACAGGGACATGTACAACCGAGGTTATAGTTACTGTGCAACCCATGAGTTAGGATGgcctttcttttaattttatcttaattatttatttgtatatctcACTCTTCTGCTAACATGTAAACCCTTTAAGGGAAGcgcatgtgtgttttttttctctctcttggcaTTTGGATAGAATTTGGAGTATAGCAGCACCTCAAGAAATCCCCCTTTGAAAGCACACTCCTTTCCCCTCCGCGTGCTCTCCAGCCTATGCCGCTGGGAATCACTGGGGGGGTCCCGTATTGCCGTTTAACCCCCAATATCCATTGGTCTCACCTCTGAATATTCCATTCCATCCCCCTAGCTGGCTGTGTTCGTCTCTGGCCTCCAAATGTCCTCCGTGATCAGACGTAAAATACGTGACTGTCGTGTTTTTCAAACCGTTTACTTCAACAGCCTTGAGGATTTCGCCTTGAAGAGAAATGGAACAATTCAGGACAGAGCTGGTGACACAGCATCCGTGAATTCAACCCAAATTTGTAAGTAACTTTCTTGCTAGAAAGTCCCATAAGGGGGTTCTGCAGTCACCAGGAGACCACTGTTATGAACGTGACCACAAAGTGTGAACCCCTATCTGATTTTCCTGATACCACAGGATTCGGAATCTTGTTTACAAAGTTATCACAAATACGGAAAACAGAATAAACACCTAAAGCTAACACGGCATCAATGGGGTGTTCTGAACGGGCACTGTTGGCTCGCATACATGTGTCCATAATGAGTGCATGTGGGGCGGGCGTGGTAAGAAAGGGTGGGATGGGAGAACCCCATCGAGATAGGAGGAAGCCAGAGCTGTGAGGATTCACCTGTGGTTTTGGCACACGGGGGCCAAGGCTCAGGAGAGCACAGCCATCCACAAGCCAACCACTCGCTTTATCCACGGAGACC
This window harbors:
- the ARSD gene encoding arylsulfatase D isoform X5, which produces MEADDGYRALQWNGGSGGLPANETTFARILQQQGYATGLIGTHTVQGTRGATIKNTCFPSRRKSHLSEPKSGKWHQGVNCESRTDHCHHPLNHGFDYFYGMPFTLVNDCRPGGSPELDAVTRARLRLYTQVAALGVLTVAVGKMCGLISVSWKAVLGAAGLVFLFFVSWYASFGFVRRWNCILMRNHDVTEQPMVLERTASLMLHEAVSYIERNKHRPFLLFVSLLHVHVPLVTTKQFLGKSQHGLYGDSVEEMDWLVGEILKAVEVNGLKNTTVTYFTSDHGGHLEARDEHSQLGGWNGIFRGGKGMGGWEGGIRVPGVFRWPGVLPAGRVIHEPTSLMDVFPTVVQLGGGDVPQDRVIDGRSLVPLLQGTAEHSAHEFLFHYCGKYLHAARWHEKDSGRLWKVHYMTPRFHPKGAGACYDRHLCPCSGDGVTQHSPPLLFDLSRDPSEARPLSPGSEPRYHAVVARVGEAVKQHRRTLSPVPPQLSLGNIIWKPWLQPCCGTFPLCACGQDGDPSET